The Aureispira anguillae genome contains a region encoding:
- a CDS encoding LPD1 domain-containing protein yields MAKKDYKLVSTLEDKSGRSGLDRFWNAQGFQDFYKGFRKGADLPKYIKDNPNDVLKVQDRYHLRGIQFGNWVTQEDRYNYTAALYICLYDLNKVLKFKDNNLGLDKSLGLAFGARGRSRAVAHYEAATDIINMTRYNSDTTIPKQIRFLNSGGVGALAHEYGHFLDYYFGAHYEPDQYRYALTNGRSTHRDRITYPKSQKMRNLMEDILEKAYWLGPGKPSAYYQRIRRRTEEGYWVRRNEFFARLFEQYIGYKLDKIGVHNSFLNNQKYSTTFYLNKKELENIAPLFDALIAEMRVYF; encoded by the coding sequence ATGGCAAAAAAAGATTATAAACTAGTGAGTACACTAGAAGATAAAAGCGGCCGTTCAGGCTTAGATCGCTTTTGGAATGCCCAAGGCTTTCAAGATTTTTACAAAGGTTTTCGAAAAGGAGCGGATCTACCCAAATACATCAAGGATAATCCGAATGATGTATTAAAGGTACAGGATCGCTATCATTTGCGAGGCATCCAGTTTGGGAATTGGGTAACTCAAGAAGATCGCTACAATTATACAGCGGCCTTATACATTTGTCTGTATGATTTAAACAAGGTGCTAAAATTTAAGGACAACAATCTAGGCTTGGATAAGTCCTTGGGTTTAGCCTTTGGAGCAAGAGGTCGAAGTAGAGCTGTTGCTCACTATGAAGCGGCAACGGATATTATCAATATGACCCGCTACAATAGCGATACAACGATACCGAAGCAGATTCGCTTTTTGAATTCGGGAGGGGTAGGAGCCTTGGCGCATGAATACGGTCATTTCTTGGACTATTACTTTGGAGCGCATTATGAGCCCGATCAATACCGCTATGCATTGACGAATGGTCGCTCCACGCATAGAGATAGAATCACTTACCCGAAGAGCCAAAAGATGCGAAATCTAATGGAGGACATCTTGGAAAAAGCCTATTGGTTGGGACCAGGAAAACCATCGGCTTATTATCAGCGAATACGGAGAAGAACCGAAGAAGGGTATTGGGTTCGTCGGAATGAATTTTTTGCCCGTTTATTCGAACAATACATTGGTTATAAGTTGGATAAAATAGGGGTTCACAACAGCTTTTTAAATAACCAAAAGTACAGCACTACTTTTTATTTGAATAAGAAGGAATTAGAAAATATAGCGCCCCTCTTTGATGCTTTGATCGCAGAGATGAGGGTTTATTTCTAA
- a CDS encoding helix-turn-helix domain-containing protein — MTIQERFKLFLEHKDKNPTQLAKEINVNQKTLDNLSKGKAKPSSTVLIPLAELGLNINWLLIGEGKMLDKNTSPTKNKEDKFTNDIEYVKRENELLKSQLKDKERIIELKDAMIKLLSKES, encoded by the coding sequence ATGACTATACAAGAAAGGTTTAAGCTATTCTTAGAACATAAAGATAAAAATCCTACTCAGCTTGCTAAAGAGATTAATGTAAATCAAAAAACATTAGATAATCTTTCAAAAGGAAAAGCTAAGCCTAGTTCAACTGTACTCATTCCATTAGCAGAATTAGGCTTAAACATTAATTGGCTATTAATCGGAGAAGGAAAGATGCTAGATAAAAATACTTCTCCTACTAAGAATAAAGAAGATAAATTTACAAATGACATTGAATACGTCAAACGAGAAAATGAATTATTAAAATCACAATTAAAAGATAAAGAACGAATTATAGAACTAAAAGATGCTATGATCAAGCTATTAAGCAAAGAATCCTAA
- a CDS encoding PKD domain-containing protein: protein MKNLFPIILLGLTLTSSLSSCKKDPPISSISYEGHLFVGERIEFISANKDVDNYLWSFGDGRTVNDNIDRTPHTYTVPGTYTVELRISNQSGSHTSTRIIEVKSKPVKVKIKKVTIAAFDSQANWDPVDMTGPDIYCKIIRPFSLILNQPQITYSTSSIQYNTTISSLPLDYIYGTPVEVPFDEAFYIELYDDDNGNSDFMAKGYFLAKEEIPFTSTIADLEFDALYSGYKMKIEVEYIY, encoded by the coding sequence ATGAAAAATTTATTCCCAATAATCCTTCTTGGATTAACATTAACTTCCTCCCTTTCTTCCTGTAAAAAAGATCCCCCTATTTCAAGTATTAGCTATGAAGGTCATTTATTTGTTGGGGAGCGAATAGAGTTTATTAGTGCCAATAAAGATGTAGATAACTATCTATGGAGTTTTGGTGATGGCAGAACAGTAAATGACAATATTGATAGAACCCCACACACCTATACTGTTCCAGGTACTTATACTGTAGAGCTGAGGATTTCTAATCAATCAGGCAGCCATACATCAACTCGAATCATTGAAGTAAAAAGCAAACCTGTCAAAGTAAAAATCAAAAAGGTAACTATAGCAGCCTTTGATTCTCAAGCAAATTGGGATCCAGTAGATATGACTGGACCAGATATTTATTGTAAGATTATTAGACCATTCTCTCTCATTCTTAATCAACCACAAATAACATATTCTACAAGTTCAATTCAATACAATACAACAATCAGCTCCCTTCCATTAGATTATATATACGGTACTCCTGTAGAAGTACCTTTTGATGAAGCGTTCTATATAGAGCTCTATGATGATGATAATGGAAACTCTGACTTCATGGCAAAAGGCTACTTCCTCGCTAAAGAAGAAATCCCTTTTACATCAACAATTGCAGATTTAGAATTTGATGCTTTATACTCAGGATACAAAATGAAAATAGAGGTAGAGTACATTTATTGA
- a CDS encoding PKD domain-containing protein: MKNLFPIVLLGLVFTFSSCEKKLPLVASIQYSGTPQVGEQMTFSNQEDFSARYYWNFGDGTTYTDYYKNTEIYQTYTTAGTYDVTLTITRDQETAIATQSITIAP, from the coding sequence ATGAAAAATTTATTCCCGATAGTCCTTTTAGGGCTAGTGTTTACTTTTAGTTCTTGTGAAAAGAAACTTCCTTTAGTCGCCAGCATCCAATATTCAGGAACCCCACAAGTTGGAGAACAAATGACTTTCTCTAATCAAGAAGACTTCTCAGCTCGTTACTATTGGAACTTTGGTGATGGCACCACTTATACTGACTATTATAAAAACACAGAGATCTACCAAACTTACACTACAGCAGGAACTTATGACGTTACGCTTACCATAACAAGAGATCAAGAAACTGCAATAGCAACACAAAGCATCACTATAGCACCGTAG
- a CDS encoding type I restriction endonuclease subunit R — MTSKTNEQALESAIEKTLTGTCLEELKEEGIELSIAADQKETYRTGKGFYIGNPNDFDAQYAIDKKRFWHFLESTQKEELEKLQKQNNWELKILERLHRMVNKYGLLHVLRKGLEVDDACFTLFYQFPLASSGAQVKQNFENNEFSVTRQIRYSLANPGQEIDMVIFINGLPILTMELKNIWTGQNARYHGQHQYRNNRDINQTLLNFGRCLVHFTLDPDEVYMTTKLAGKSTYFLPFNQGNKNGKGNPTNNNGHKTAYLWEKVFTRKSLANLIQHFVRFDGKPKDALKTRTLFFPRFHQMDVVRRILDHASNNGVGHTYLIQHSAGSGKSNSITWAAYQLIETYPINASIEGSKGLEFPLFDSVIVVTDRRLLDKQIRENIKSFSEVKNIVAPAFKSSDLKDALQQGKKIIISTIQKFPFIVEAITDMSDKHFAVIIDEAHSSQSGSTADKMNQVLGKEAMADTLGDAQEKLFALMSARKMRNNVSYMAFTATPKSSTLEKFGVKQEDGSFKPFHLYSMKQAIEEGFILDVLANYTTYKSYYEIEKSIQENPLFDTQKAQKKLRKYVENLQQTIDTKAEIMMEHFINNVVKTKKLKGKAKAMVVTQSIEAAIRYYKAINRYLTQKGNPFRTVVAFSGKKEVDGIEYTEDTINDLPAHLDNAKSTDPDYISDKLARYFDMNEFRVLVVANKYLTGFDQPKLCTMYVDKKLQGVLAVQALSRLNRSANKLNKKTEDLFVLDFFNTTDDLKNAFDDFYTSTSLSEATDVNVLHELKSTLDDLGVYEWSEVEDFVERYFNSVDAQLLSPIIDVAAERFNNELELEDDEKADFKIKAKQFVKIYGQMASIMPFEVLKWEQLFWFLKFLIPKLIIIDPNKDMLDELLNSVDLSTYGLERVKLNQKIGLDESETELDPQNPNPRGAHGGEEEKDTLEAIIQNFNEKWFQGWEATPEEQRIKFESYKKSIEAHPDFQTKVAENVDTQNRDLAFEKIIKEIMARQRKLDLEMYKKFVKDEGFAQAFIDNMKRMTGVDDFTFKH; from the coding sequence ATGACCAGCAAAACCAATGAACAAGCACTAGAGTCAGCCATAGAAAAAACGCTAACAGGTACCTGCTTAGAAGAATTAAAAGAAGAAGGCATTGAATTAAGCATTGCTGCGGACCAAAAAGAAACGTATCGAACAGGTAAAGGTTTCTATATTGGCAATCCGAATGACTTTGACGCTCAATATGCCATTGATAAAAAACGGTTTTGGCACTTCTTAGAAAGCACCCAGAAAGAAGAACTAGAGAAACTTCAAAAACAAAACAACTGGGAGCTAAAAATTTTAGAGCGCCTACATCGAATGGTCAATAAATATGGTCTATTGCATGTCCTCCGTAAAGGTCTGGAAGTGGATGATGCTTGTTTTACCTTATTCTATCAATTTCCATTAGCCAGTAGTGGGGCACAAGTCAAGCAAAACTTTGAGAACAATGAGTTTAGCGTCACTCGTCAAATTCGATATTCTTTAGCCAATCCAGGACAAGAGATCGATATGGTCATTTTCATCAATGGTCTGCCCATCCTTACCATGGAGCTCAAAAATATTTGGACAGGTCAGAACGCTAGATACCATGGACAACACCAATACAGAAACAATAGAGACATTAATCAAACACTCCTAAATTTTGGTCGTTGTTTGGTACATTTTACTTTAGATCCAGACGAGGTTTATATGACCACCAAATTGGCAGGGAAAAGCACTTACTTTTTGCCATTTAACCAAGGAAATAAGAACGGGAAAGGAAACCCGACCAATAACAACGGTCACAAGACCGCCTATTTATGGGAGAAGGTATTTACTAGAAAAAGTTTAGCCAATTTGATTCAGCATTTTGTACGCTTTGATGGTAAGCCCAAGGATGCCCTAAAGACAAGAACCTTATTTTTTCCTCGTTTTCATCAAATGGATGTCGTTAGAAGGATACTTGACCATGCGAGTAATAATGGCGTTGGTCATACTTACCTGATTCAACATTCAGCAGGATCAGGAAAATCTAATTCAATCACCTGGGCTGCTTATCAATTGATAGAAACCTATCCTATTAATGCTTCTATTGAAGGCAGTAAAGGGCTAGAGTTCCCTTTGTTTGATTCTGTAATCGTGGTTACGGATAGACGACTGCTAGACAAACAAATTAGAGAAAACATTAAAAGCTTTTCTGAAGTAAAAAACATTGTTGCTCCTGCTTTTAAATCCTCTGACCTCAAAGATGCGCTTCAGCAAGGAAAGAAAATCATTATTTCTACCATTCAGAAATTCCCTTTTATTGTTGAAGCTATTACAGATATGAGTGATAAACATTTTGCTGTTATCATCGATGAGGCACACAGTTCCCAGAGTGGCTCTACAGCAGATAAAATGAATCAAGTCTTAGGGAAGGAGGCAATGGCAGATACATTAGGAGATGCTCAAGAGAAATTATTTGCTTTGATGTCTGCTCGAAAGATGCGCAATAACGTTTCTTATATGGCCTTTACGGCCACCCCAAAAAGTTCTACTTTGGAAAAGTTTGGCGTAAAACAAGAGGATGGGAGCTTTAAGCCATTTCATTTATACTCCATGAAGCAAGCCATAGAAGAGGGCTTTATTTTGGATGTGTTAGCCAATTATACCACTTACAAGAGTTATTACGAAATTGAGAAATCAATCCAGGAGAACCCGCTTTTTGATACCCAAAAAGCACAAAAGAAACTTCGTAAGTATGTAGAGAATCTACAGCAAACCATTGATACCAAAGCGGAGATTATGATGGAGCACTTCATCAATAATGTGGTCAAGACTAAAAAGCTAAAGGGAAAGGCAAAAGCAATGGTTGTTACTCAGAGTATTGAAGCGGCTATTCGATATTATAAAGCAATCAATAGATATTTGACACAGAAGGGGAATCCTTTTAGAACTGTTGTTGCTTTTTCTGGAAAGAAAGAAGTAGATGGAATCGAATATACTGAAGATACTATTAATGATCTTCCTGCTCATTTAGACAACGCAAAATCGACTGATCCAGATTATATTAGTGACAAGCTTGCCCGATATTTTGACATGAATGAATTTAGAGTGCTTGTTGTTGCCAATAAGTACCTCACAGGTTTTGACCAACCCAAGTTATGTACGATGTATGTGGATAAAAAACTTCAAGGTGTCTTAGCAGTTCAGGCGCTTTCTCGTTTAAATCGTTCTGCGAACAAACTTAATAAAAAAACAGAGGATTTATTTGTACTTGATTTTTTCAATACAACAGACGATCTAAAAAATGCCTTTGATGACTTCTATACGTCAACTTCTCTCAGTGAAGCTACTGATGTAAATGTATTGCATGAATTAAAAAGCACTTTAGATGATTTGGGAGTTTATGAATGGTCAGAAGTAGAGGATTTTGTGGAGCGATACTTTAACAGTGTAGATGCTCAACTTTTAAGTCCTATTATTGATGTGGCTGCGGAACGGTTCAACAATGAATTGGAATTAGAAGACGATGAAAAAGCAGATTTTAAGATCAAAGCCAAGCAATTTGTCAAGATATACGGGCAAATGGCTTCTATTATGCCTTTTGAAGTTCTGAAGTGGGAGCAGCTTTTCTGGTTCTTAAAATTTCTGATTCCTAAGTTGATTATTATAGATCCCAACAAAGATATGTTAGATGAATTGCTCAATTCTGTTGATTTATCTACTTATGGTCTAGAGCGTGTCAAATTGAATCAAAAGATTGGATTGGATGAATCTGAAACGGAGCTAGATCCTCAAAATCCAAATCCAAGAGGTGCCCATGGTGGTGAGGAGGAAAAAGATACCTTAGAGGCTATTATTCAAAATTTCAATGAGAAGTGGTTTCAGGGGTGGGAAGCAACACCAGAAGAACAGCGCATCAAGTTTGAATCTTATAAGAAAAGCATTGAAGCGCATCCAGACTTCCAAACAAAAGTAGCTGAAAATGTAGATACTCAAAACCGTGATTTAGCTTTTGAAAAAATTATCAAAGAAATTATGGCTCGGCAACGTAAGTTGGATTTAGAAATGTATAAGAAGTTTGTGAAAGATGAGGGGTTTGCCCAGGCATTTATTGATAATATGAAGCGTATGACTGGGGTTGATGATTTTACTTTTAAGCACTAA